In Poseidonibacter antarcticus, a single genomic region encodes these proteins:
- the dmpG gene encoding 4-hydroxy-2-oxovalerate aldolase — protein sequence MDLKGKKITIHDMSLRDGMHSVRHQFTLDQMTAMSTAMDKAGVPMIEVTHGDGLGGSSLNYGYGLHTDEEWLDAVVPNMTQAKISALLLPGIGIVKDLERAVEHGITTVRVATHCTEADCSAQHIKAAVKMKLDTVGFLMMAHMVDEKRIVEEARKMVSYGANCIYATDSAGYLLPDMVSARIKALKKEFGNEIEIGFHGHNNMSMGVSNSLAAIEAGATRIDASLAGFGAGSGNTATEVLVAVCNRMGVETGVDLDMIEDAAEDIALPIMGKPTRISRDSLTLGYAGVYSSFLLFARRAEAKYGIDARTLLVELGRRGMIGGQEDMIDDCAMEMARAKGLI from the coding sequence ATGGATTTAAAAGGTAAAAAAATTACAATACATGATATGTCTTTAAGAGATGGAATGCATTCAGTTAGACATCAGTTTACACTTGATCAAATGACTGCAATGTCAACTGCAATGGATAAAGCTGGCGTTCCTATGATTGAAGTAACTCATGGAGATGGTCTTGGTGGAAGTTCATTAAATTATGGATATGGCTTACATACAGATGAAGAGTGGTTAGATGCAGTTGTTCCAAATATGACTCAAGCTAAGATTTCAGCACTTTTACTTCCTGGAATTGGAATAGTAAAAGATTTAGAACGTGCTGTAGAACATGGAATTACAACAGTTAGAGTTGCAACACATTGTACTGAAGCTGATTGTTCAGCACAACATATAAAAGCAGCAGTAAAAATGAAACTTGATACTGTTGGTTTTTTAATGATGGCACACATGGTTGATGAAAAAAGAATAGTAGAAGAAGCTAGAAAAATGGTTTCTTATGGAGCTAATTGTATTTATGCAACTGATTCAGCAGGTTATTTACTTCCTGATATGGTAAGTGCAAGAATTAAAGCTCTTAAAAAAGAGTTTGGAAATGAAATTGAGATTGGATTCCATGGTCATAATAATATGTCTATGGGTGTATCTAATTCATTGGCTGCAATAGAAGCAGGGGCAACTAGAATTGATGCAAGCTTAGCAGGATTTGGAGCAGGTTCTGGAAATACTGCAACAGAAGTTTTAGTAGCTGTTTGTAATAGAATGGGTGTTGAAACTGGAGTTGACTTAGATATGATTGAGGATGCTGCTGAAGATATAGCACTTCCTATTATGGGAAAACCTACAAGAATTTCAAGAGATTCTTTAACTTTGGGATATGCAGGTGTTTATTCTTCATTTTTACTTTTTGCAAGAAGAGCAGAAGCTAAATATGGAATTGATGCAAGAACATTGTTAGTTGAACTTGGACGTAGAGGTATGATTGGTGGTCAAGAAGATATGATTGATGATTGTGCTATGGAAATGGCAAGAGCAAAAGGATTAATATAA
- a CDS encoding acetaldehyde dehydrogenase (acetylating): MEKINCALIGSGNIGTDLMFKLQRSEILNPLWMVGIDPDSDGLKKAEEAGMKTTYEGVDGLLPFIKEDGVKIAFDATSAYVHGENNRKLAELGVKVIDLTPAAIGPFCVPSVNMEELLEKDAQNVNMVTCGGQATIPMIAAVSRVQEVEYAEIIATAASKSAGPGTRANIDEFTETTKLGIEVVGGAKKGKAIIILNPAEPPLMMRDTIHCQTSEAPDEEAITESVHKMLKEVQQFVPGYKLKNGPVFDGNKISIWLEVEGLGDYLPKYAGNLDIITAAATNIAEQMAEKIKAGV, from the coding sequence ATGGAAAAAATAAATTGTGCATTAATTGGATCTGGGAATATTGGAACAGATTTAATGTTTAAATTACAAAGAAGTGAAATTTTAAATCCACTATGGATGGTAGGAATTGATCCTGATTCTGATGGATTAAAAAAAGCTGAAGAAGCAGGAATGAAAACTACTTATGAGGGAGTTGATGGATTATTACCTTTTATAAAAGAAGATGGTGTAAAAATTGCATTTGATGCAACTTCAGCATATGTTCATGGAGAAAATAATAGAAAATTAGCTGAACTTGGAGTAAAAGTTATTGATTTAACACCAGCTGCTATTGGACCATTTTGTGTGCCATCTGTTAATATGGAAGAGTTATTAGAAAAAGATGCTCAAAATGTGAATATGGTAACTTGTGGTGGTCAAGCTACTATTCCTATGATTGCTGCAGTTTCAAGAGTTCAAGAAGTCGAATATGCAGAGATTATTGCAACAGCTGCATCAAAATCGGCAGGACCAGGAACTAGAGCAAATATTGATGAGTTTACAGAAACTACAAAACTTGGAATTGAAGTTGTAGGGGGTGCTAAGAAAGGTAAGGCAATTATTATTCTAAACCCTGCTGAGCCACCACTTATGATGAGAGATACAATTCATTGTCAAACTAGTGAAGCGCCAGATGAAGAAGCTATAACAGAATCTGTACATAAAATGCTTAAAGAGGTTCAACAATTCGTTCCTGGATATAAACTTAAAAATGGACCAGTTTTTGATGGAAATAAAATTTCAATTTGGTTAGAGGTTGAAGGTTTAGGTGATTATTTACCAAAATATGCAGGTAACCTTGACATTATAACAGCAGCTGCTACTAATATTGCAGAACAAATGGCTGAAAAAATTAAAGCAGGAGTTTAA
- the dmpE gene encoding 2-oxopent-4-enoate hydratase produces MAMTNEKIEKYGNELYEALKGNYSIEPISSRETDSTIEDAYAIQHHLLARRMKDDGSKIIGKKIGVTSKVVMDMLGVHQPDFGYLLSDMIYSDGDEINVSDEMIQPKAEGEIAFVLKEDLQGPGVTTADVLKATKFVMPCFEIVDSRINDWKIKIQDTVADNASCGYIVFGGNAVDPRDVDLTTCGITLECNGELLHTGAGAAALGSPVNAVVWLANKLGEFGVGLKAGEVILSGALCAMVTIKAGDNMTINIGGIGSASCRFV; encoded by the coding sequence ATGGCAATGACAAATGAAAAAATAGAAAAATATGGAAATGAATTATATGAAGCTTTAAAAGGCAATTATTCAATTGAACCAATTTCTTCAAGAGAAACTGATTCAACAATTGAAGATGCATATGCAATTCAGCATCATCTTTTAGCAAGAAGAATGAAAGATGATGGATCAAAAATAATTGGTAAAAAAATAGGTGTAACATCAAAAGTTGTAATGGATATGTTAGGTGTTCATCAACCAGACTTTGGTTACCTTTTATCTGACATGATTTATTCTGATGGAGATGAAATTAATGTAAGTGATGAAATGATTCAGCCAAAAGCTGAAGGTGAAATAGCTTTTGTTTTAAAAGAGGATTTACAAGGTCCAGGAGTTACAACTGCTGACGTTTTAAAAGCAACAAAATTTGTAATGCCTTGTTTTGAAATTGTTGATTCAAGAATTAATGATTGGAAAATAAAAATTCAAGATACAGTTGCCGATAACGCTTCTTGTGGATATATTGTATTTGGTGGAAATGCAGTTGATCCAAGAGATGTAGATTTAACAACTTGTGGAATTACTTTAGAATGCAATGGTGAATTATTACATACAGGAGCAGGTGCAGCAGCACTTGGGAGTCCTGTAAATGCTGTTGTTTGGCTTGCGAATAAATTAGGTGAATTTGGTGTTGGATTAAAAGCTGGAGAGGTTATATTGTCAGGTGCTTTATGCGCAATGGTAACTATCAAAGCAGGTGATAATATGACTATAAATATTGGTGGAATTGGTTCTGCTTCTTGTAGATTTGTATAA
- the dmpH gene encoding 2-oxo-3-hexenedioate decarboxylase, translating to MALDKVTIEKLAKHCEDAELNAKEITKITDDYPEMTYEDAYDIQWTARAAKEKRGHKIVGMKMGLTSQAKMKQMGVPNPCYGYLADYFSFGDGAEIKIDELIHPKVEAEIAFVLKDDLSGPGCHIGDVLAATDFVMPAVEIIDSRYKDFKFDLKSVIADNSSSSRYVTGGRMKNIKDLDLKTLGVVMEINGEIVQLGAGAAVLGHPATSIAMLANMMAERGETLKAGSYILSGAMTAAMSVKKGDNVTVKFQDLGTLSMKFI from the coding sequence ATGGCATTAGATAAAGTAACAATTGAAAAACTAGCAAAGCATTGTGAAGATGCTGAATTAAATGCAAAAGAAATTACTAAAATAACTGATGATTATCCTGAAATGACATATGAAGATGCGTATGACATTCAATGGACTGCACGAGCTGCAAAAGAGAAAAGAGGACATAAAATTGTTGGTATGAAAATGGGTCTTACTTCTCAAGCTAAAATGAAACAAATGGGTGTTCCTAATCCTTGTTATGGTTATTTAGCTGATTACTTTAGCTTTGGTGATGGAGCTGAAATTAAAATTGATGAACTTATTCATCCAAAAGTAGAAGCTGAAATAGCTTTTGTTTTAAAAGATGATTTATCAGGACCTGGCTGTCATATTGGTGATGTTTTAGCTGCAACAGATTTTGTAATGCCTGCAGTTGAAATTATTGATTCAAGATACAAAGATTTTAAATTTGATTTAAAATCAGTAATCGCAGATAATTCTTCATCTTCAAGATATGTTACTGGTGGAAGAATGAAAAATATTAAAGATCTTGATCTTAAAACACTTGGTGTAGTTATGGAAATAAATGGAGAAATTGTTCAATTAGGAGCTGGAGCTGCTGTTTTAGGACATCCTGCAACTTCTATTGCAATGCTTGCAAATATGATGGCTGAACGAGGTGAAACTTTAAAAGCAGGTTCATATATTCTATCAGGTGCAATGACAGCTGCTATGAGTGTAAAAAAAGGTGATAATGTTACAGTTAAATTCCAAGATTTAGGTACATTATCTATGAAATTTATTTAA